The following proteins come from a genomic window of Hymenobacter canadensis:
- a CDS encoding histone deacetylase family protein encodes MPRLATSERYSISLPDGHRFPIAKYELIREQLLWQGIAPAADFYDPGLASEEDILRVHSADYWHRVRDLQLTAAEVRRLGLPQSPELVRRSLSSVAGTVQSAREALRTGIGMSLAGGTHHAFRDRGEGFCVLNDIAVAAAHLLHHGLARQVLVVDLDVHQGDGTASIFRDEPRVFTFSMHAGANYPLRKEQSDLDVALDLGTDDATYLRLLHDTLPGLLARVQPDFVFFQAGVDVLATDKLGKLALTLSGCRQRDEYVLNLCHQHRLPVAVSMGGGYSERLSDIVDAHCNTFRVAYEVFG; translated from the coding sequence ATGCCGCGCCTCGCCACCTCCGAACGATACAGCATCAGCCTGCCTGATGGCCACCGCTTCCCGATTGCCAAGTACGAGCTGATCCGGGAGCAGCTGCTGTGGCAGGGTATTGCGCCCGCCGCCGACTTCTACGACCCCGGCCTGGCCAGCGAGGAAGACATCCTGCGCGTGCACTCCGCCGACTACTGGCACCGGGTACGCGACCTGCAGCTGACGGCCGCCGAGGTGCGCCGCCTGGGCTTGCCGCAAAGCCCGGAGCTGGTGCGCCGCTCGCTGAGCAGCGTGGCCGGCACCGTGCAGTCGGCGCGGGAAGCGCTGCGCACGGGCATTGGCATGAGCCTGGCTGGCGGCACCCACCACGCGTTCCGCGACCGAGGCGAAGGATTCTGCGTGCTCAACGACATAGCCGTGGCCGCCGCGCACCTGCTCCACCACGGCCTGGCTCGGCAGGTACTGGTCGTGGACCTCGACGTGCACCAGGGCGACGGCACGGCCAGTATTTTCCGGGATGAGCCGCGCGTGTTCACCTTCAGCATGCACGCCGGCGCCAACTACCCGCTGCGCAAGGAGCAGTCGGACCTGGATGTGGCGCTGGACCTGGGCACCGACGACGCCACCTACCTGCGCCTGCTCCACGACACGCTGCCCGGCCTGCTGGCGCGCGTGCAGCCCGATTTCGTGTTCTTCCAGGCCGGCGTAGACGTACTGGCCACCGACAAACTGGGCAAGCTGGCCCTCACGCTCTCCGGCTGCCGCCAGCGCGACGAGTACGTGCTGAATCTCTGCCACCAGCACCGCCTGCCCGTGGCAGTAAGCATGGGCGGCGGCTACTCCGAACGCCTCTCCGACATTGTAGATGCCCACTGCAACACGTTTCGGGTAGCGTATGAGGTTTTTGGGTGA
- a CDS encoding J domain-containing protein — protein MNLHNPATDLPAANALPVPSSGEPVGTPAQQAFRAAVAQVEGLRQRLRELQDEQKDARRRYWQQVGPAARTVVEARQALFAPLEAALLLSYFSRLEEQQITALLVGNARALQNRFGEDAADILRKYAPRRRAADAEEDDQQQPAAGTDTAAEPADSSLPPHEQAAAQARNRRKSKAEKAQEAAEKAARQAQQELLSNTKTLYRQLARTHHPDLQRDPAVQQVKTALMQRITEAYETNDLYTLLQLLSEAAPTESTDDTLLARYTQALHQQQLELKQQLNELKFGENGFMGSTGKKREQEIRQLKRQLRAETDYLHHIGQLIREPEGLRDVLRELAAAGHDTV, from the coding sequence ATGAACCTGCACAACCCTGCCACCGATCTGCCTGCCGCTAATGCTTTGCCCGTACCCTCTTCCGGCGAGCCGGTGGGCACGCCGGCGCAGCAGGCGTTTCGGGCGGCGGTAGCGCAGGTAGAGGGGCTGCGGCAGCGTTTGCGGGAGCTGCAGGACGAGCAGAAGGACGCCCGGCGGCGCTACTGGCAACAGGTGGGCCCCGCGGCCCGAACCGTAGTGGAGGCCCGGCAGGCACTGTTTGCGCCGCTGGAAGCAGCCTTGTTGCTGAGCTACTTCAGCCGCTTGGAGGAGCAACAGATTACGGCCCTGCTGGTGGGCAACGCCCGGGCCCTGCAGAACCGCTTCGGGGAGGATGCCGCCGACATCCTGCGCAAGTACGCCCCCCGCCGCCGCGCCGCCGATGCCGAAGAAGACGATCAACAGCAGCCCGCCGCTGGAACGGACACAGCCGCTGAGCCGGCAGACAGCAGTTTACCACCGCACGAGCAGGCCGCGGCCCAGGCTCGCAACCGGCGCAAATCGAAGGCCGAGAAAGCGCAGGAAGCTGCCGAAAAAGCCGCCCGCCAGGCCCAGCAGGAGCTGCTTTCCAACACCAAAACCCTCTACCGCCAGCTGGCCCGCACCCATCACCCCGACCTGCAGCGCGACCCGGCCGTCCAGCAGGTCAAAACCGCCCTCATGCAGCGCATCACGGAGGCCTACGAAACCAACGACCTCTACACGCTGCTGCAGCTGCTCTCCGAAGCCGCCCCCACCGAATCCACCGACGACACGCTGCTTGCGCGCTACACCCAGGCCCTGCACCAGCAGCAACTCGAGCTCAAGCAGCAGCTCAACGAGCTGAAATTCGGCGAAAACGGCTTTATGGGCAGCACCGGCAAGAAGCGCGAGCAGGAAATCCGCCAGCTCAAGCGCCAGCTGCGCGCCGAAACCGATTACCTGCACCACATCGGACAGCTGATCCGGGAGCCCGAAGGCCTGCGCGACGTGCTGCGCGAGCTGGCCGCCGCCGGCCACGATACGGTGTGA
- a CDS encoding alpha/beta hydrolase — MPVSSSAAATPLPLPPGIGLIRLKFRLLSALSTEWAFRQAWRLFTSPRPLPTKKWEAAALAEARQFWVPVGVSQVAAYEWNPGGTRTLLLVHGWEHRASFWGAMVRPLVAAGFRVVALDGPAHGASPGTRTTLPAFGAAVQAVADAVGEVYGVVAHSFGGAAVAGIPVRFNEAADGQLPRLVLLAVPASTTAVAQRFAALLQLRPAVMARIARHVREQHGRDAESFSLLHMGHQLPVGRALLLHDHADASIPFAEAQAIAASWPALDFRPTTGLGHNRIMRDPAVLQQVVEFLER, encoded by the coding sequence ATGCCTGTTTCCTCTTCTGCTGCGGCCACTCCGCTACCATTGCCGCCCGGTATCGGGCTGATACGTTTGAAATTCCGGCTGCTGTCGGCGCTGTCCACAGAGTGGGCGTTTCGGCAGGCGTGGCGCCTGTTCACTTCGCCCCGCCCGCTGCCTACCAAGAAATGGGAAGCGGCGGCGCTGGCTGAAGCCCGGCAATTCTGGGTGCCCGTGGGCGTCAGCCAGGTGGCGGCCTACGAGTGGAACCCCGGCGGCACGCGCACGCTGCTGCTGGTGCATGGCTGGGAGCATCGGGCCAGCTTCTGGGGTGCTATGGTGAGGCCACTGGTGGCGGCCGGTTTCCGGGTGGTGGCCCTCGATGGGCCAGCGCACGGTGCTTCGCCGGGCACGCGCACTACGCTGCCAGCTTTCGGAGCGGCGGTGCAGGCCGTGGCCGATGCGGTGGGTGAGGTGTACGGGGTGGTGGCACACTCCTTCGGCGGGGCGGCCGTGGCGGGCATTCCGGTGCGCTTCAATGAGGCTGCTGATGGGCAGCTGCCGCGGCTGGTGCTGCTGGCGGTGCCGGCCAGCACCACGGCGGTGGCCCAACGCTTTGCCGCGCTGCTGCAGCTGCGCCCGGCCGTTATGGCGCGCATAGCCCGCCACGTGCGTGAGCAGCACGGCCGCGACGCCGAGAGCTTCAGTTTGCTGCACATGGGCCACCAGCTGCCCGTCGGCCGCGCCCTGCTGCTCCACGACCACGCCGACGCCAGCATCCCGTTTGCCGAAGCCCAGGCCATTGCCGCCAGCTGGCCCGCCCTGGACTTTCGCCCCACCACCGGCCTGGGCCACAACCGCATCATGCGCGACCCGGCCGTGCTGCAGCAGGTGGTAGAGTTTTTGGAGAGGTGA
- a CDS encoding XRE family transcriptional regulator produces the protein MSYVGKNIRKIRTVKKLSQAAFAELFGLARPSVGAYEEGRSEPKMETLIQIAHYFGLSVDLLLTKELTVNELYHFDIFRQETTPEALVTPAAATADRLAQLTPFVPADRLLEYIVQHHSTAFIDALPSLTFPHQLGPATRAFEIVGAEMQHQQQGLRHQDVVLCCRVDKAAATLRPGRIYAFVTQNSLLVRRLAERLPTNVLRLRADNPDYGAQEFALDQALEIWEVKAVFTTHLRPPSRIEDRVTRLERQVEELLARLDG, from the coding sequence ATGTCGTACGTAGGGAAGAACATCCGTAAGATCAGAACCGTTAAAAAGCTGAGTCAGGCTGCTTTTGCCGAGCTGTTTGGCCTGGCGCGGCCTAGTGTAGGGGCCTACGAAGAAGGCCGGTCTGAGCCGAAAATGGAGACGCTAATTCAGATTGCTCATTATTTTGGCTTATCCGTAGATCTGCTACTTACGAAAGAGCTGACCGTAAACGAGCTCTACCACTTTGATATTTTTCGCCAGGAAACTACCCCTGAAGCGCTCGTCACGCCGGCCGCTGCCACAGCCGACCGCTTGGCGCAGCTCACGCCCTTTGTGCCCGCCGACCGCCTGCTCGAGTATATCGTGCAGCACCACAGCACCGCTTTCATCGACGCGCTGCCGTCGCTCACGTTTCCGCACCAGTTGGGGCCGGCCACCCGCGCCTTCGAGATTGTGGGGGCCGAAATGCAGCACCAGCAGCAGGGCCTGCGCCACCAAGACGTGGTGCTGTGCTGCCGCGTCGATAAGGCTGCGGCTACCTTGCGGCCGGGCCGCATCTACGCCTTCGTCACACAAAACAGCCTGCTGGTGCGTCGCCTGGCCGAGCGGCTGCCCACCAACGTGCTCCGGCTCCGCGCCGACAACCCCGACTACGGTGCCCAGGAATTTGCCCTGGATCAGGCGCTGGAAATCTGGGAAGTGAAGGCGGTGTTCACCACGCACCTGCGCCCGCCGTCCCGCATCGAGGACCGGGTGACGCGGCTGGAGCGGCAGGTGGAGGAGCTGCTGGCGCGGCTGGACGGGTAG
- a CDS encoding molecular chaperone Tir: MANSYFYKIQNYLLELDFDIQHQDEANNLLVVSKPELGIEHLVLGCGEPLLILEQYLLELPTPSCDIYQRLLQKNRDIIHGAFVLDETGRKVIFRDTLQLEHLDRPELEAVFNSLGLLLSEFSDELIAFSKSGSEDA; the protein is encoded by the coding sequence ATGGCCAACTCTTACTTCTATAAGATTCAGAACTACCTGCTGGAGCTCGACTTCGACATTCAGCACCAGGATGAGGCCAACAACCTGCTGGTGGTGAGCAAGCCGGAACTGGGCATCGAACACCTGGTGCTGGGCTGCGGCGAGCCGCTGCTGATTCTGGAGCAGTACCTGCTGGAACTGCCCACTCCTAGCTGCGACATCTACCAGCGGCTGCTGCAGAAAAACCGCGACATCATCCACGGGGCTTTCGTGCTGGACGAAACGGGCCGCAAGGTCATCTTCCGCGATACGCTGCAGCTGGAGCACCTCGACCGGCCCGAGCTGGAGGCCGTTTTCAACTCGCTGGGGCTGCTGCTCAGCGAGTTCAGCGACGAGTTAATTGCGTTTTCGAAATCTGGTTCTGAGGACGCCTAA
- a CDS encoding PspA/IM30 family protein translates to MNLFNRIFKIGQAEAHSAVNQFEDPIKLTEQGLRDLREDLDKALHALAEVKALAIRSRNEAETERSRALDYENKAVLLLQKAHRQELEAAEADRLATEALLKKTQHEAQAARATQEQQKFEASAQQLDQNVQQLKSTISQWDNELKTLKARVTVSTATKTINQQLAQLDSSGTVALLERMKDKVATEEALAESYGQIAQESKSIDQEIEKALGKDGNGQASADLQALKAKLGLG, encoded by the coding sequence ATGAACCTCTTCAACCGCATCTTCAAAATCGGGCAGGCCGAAGCGCATTCGGCAGTCAATCAGTTCGAGGATCCCATCAAGCTAACCGAGCAAGGCCTGCGCGACCTGCGCGAGGACCTCGATAAGGCGCTGCACGCGCTGGCCGAGGTGAAGGCCCTGGCCATCCGCAGCCGTAACGAGGCCGAGACGGAGCGCAGCCGCGCCCTCGACTACGAAAACAAGGCCGTGCTGCTGCTCCAGAAAGCCCACCGCCAGGAGCTGGAAGCCGCCGAAGCCGACCGCCTCGCCACGGAAGCCCTGCTCAAGAAAACCCAGCACGAAGCCCAGGCTGCCCGCGCCACGCAGGAACAGCAGAAGTTTGAGGCCTCGGCCCAGCAGCTCGACCAGAACGTGCAGCAGCTCAAAAGCACCATCTCGCAGTGGGACAACGAGCTGAAAACGCTGAAAGCCCGGGTGACGGTGAGCACGGCCACCAAAACCATCAACCAGCAGCTGGCCCAGCTGGACTCGTCGGGGACGGTGGCGCTGCTGGAGCGCATGAAGGATAAGGTGGCGACTGAGGAAGCCCTGGCCGAATCGTACGGGCAGATTGCTCAGGAAAGCAAGTCCATCGACCAGGAAATCGAGAAGGCCTTGGGCAAGGACGGCAACGGCCAGGCCTCGGCCGATTTGCAGGCACTGAAGGCGAAGCTGGGGCTGGGGTAG
- a CDS encoding OB-fold-containig protein has protein sequence MTELLHAAVSPPNLLPTGLLVFVLLYWLTVLLGVLDFKTVDVDTDHHAHFSPDGHTAPDTASMGVSWLNHALAFFNLGRVPLMVLVSFVALPWWVGSILLNYYLGNTSGLLGAVLLVPLLLGSLLVAKVLTLPFVRLFAAMERNHDSGAQPLGKVCTMLMSVSQQQLGQASVPQPTGAPLVLSVRAASAATELKKGDTALVIDYDAARRCYLVEPYDAP, from the coding sequence ATGACCGAACTTCTACACGCGGCCGTTTCGCCGCCCAACCTGCTGCCTACCGGCCTGCTGGTGTTCGTGCTGCTGTACTGGCTGACAGTACTGCTGGGGGTACTCGATTTTAAAACTGTCGACGTCGATACCGACCACCACGCACACTTCAGTCCCGACGGGCACACCGCGCCCGATACGGCCAGCATGGGCGTGAGCTGGCTGAACCACGCGCTGGCCTTTTTCAACCTAGGGCGGGTGCCGCTGATGGTGCTGGTGAGCTTCGTGGCGCTGCCGTGGTGGGTGGGCAGCATCCTGCTGAATTACTACCTGGGCAACACGTCGGGGCTACTGGGGGCGGTGCTGCTGGTGCCGCTGCTGCTGGGCAGTCTGCTGGTGGCCAAGGTGCTCACGCTGCCGTTTGTGCGGCTTTTTGCGGCCATGGAGCGCAACCACGACAGCGGCGCCCAGCCGCTGGGCAAAGTCTGCACGATGCTGATGTCCGTCAGCCAGCAGCAGTTGGGGCAGGCCAGCGTGCCCCAGCCCACCGGGGCACCGCTGGTGCTGAGCGTGCGCGCCGCCTCCGCCGCTACCGAGCTAAAAAAAGGCGATACGGCCCTGGTTATTGACTACGATGCCGCCCGCCGCTGCTACCTTGTGGAGCCCTATGACGCGCCCTGA
- a CDS encoding flotillin family protein, which translates to MLEQLSLAVIVIVAVLLLGFIAIVARMYQKAVQGEALVRTGMGDTQVSFSGIFVVPVLHKLEVMDIKLKTIVIARAGSEGLVCKDNMRADVKVNFFVRVNKTSQDVVNVAQSIGAHRASDPAALESLFDAKFSEALKTVGKHFDFIELYNSREQFKQQILTIIGTDLNGYVLDDCAIDYLEQTPLTALNQDNILDAEGIKKIIALTSEQKIQANAIQREQQKTIKKQDVEAQETILQLDKQLVENQEKQKREIANIKSRELAETEKVTQEERLKGEKARIATEEEVGIAEQNRDRQVLVAERNKQRTDAVETERVAQAKALEVNERERIVALAQIEKEKALEEEKKNIQTIIRERITVEKATVIEEEKIKDTRAQALAERDKLVAITAAKQQAEAATVALVGNADMERQAAEFRAKQTMIDAEAEKASAEFKGQAIRTLAEAEASKATAVGLAEAQVMQAKATARQKEGETEANVLQLTAAAEAQAIQSRAGAQAEADEKLGLVAAKVSREKGQADADIIQFRADADQKKGLAEAAVSEQKFAVEAKGIEAKADAMKKLDGVGKDHEEFKLRLDKDKSVELAQINIQKDIAASQAEVIGEALKAAKIDIVGGETMFFDQIIGSITKGKMVDRTVHNSEVLGTVKDAFFSTDGGGDFKANLRRFVDQFGLSSEDMKNLSVSALLLKMMNQAGDDATRATITQLASTATALGIGDKPARML; encoded by the coding sequence ATGCTAGAACAACTTTCTCTCGCGGTGATTGTCATCGTGGCCGTCCTCTTATTGGGCTTTATTGCCATTGTGGCACGCATGTACCAGAAGGCCGTGCAGGGCGAGGCTCTGGTGCGCACCGGCATGGGCGACACGCAGGTATCGTTCAGCGGCATATTTGTGGTGCCCGTGCTGCACAAGCTGGAGGTGATGGACATCAAGCTCAAAACCATCGTTATTGCCCGCGCCGGCTCTGAGGGCTTGGTCTGCAAAGACAACATGCGCGCCGACGTGAAGGTGAACTTCTTCGTGCGCGTCAACAAAACCAGCCAGGACGTGGTGAACGTGGCCCAGAGCATCGGCGCGCACCGCGCCTCCGACCCGGCCGCGCTGGAAAGTCTCTTCGACGCCAAGTTCTCGGAAGCCCTCAAAACCGTGGGCAAGCACTTCGATTTCATTGAGCTCTACAACTCCCGTGAGCAGTTCAAGCAGCAGATCCTGACCATCATCGGCACCGACCTCAACGGCTACGTGCTCGACGACTGCGCCATCGACTACCTGGAGCAAACCCCGCTCACGGCCCTCAACCAGGATAATATCCTCGACGCCGAAGGCATCAAGAAAATCATTGCCCTGACCTCGGAGCAGAAAATTCAGGCCAACGCCATCCAGCGCGAGCAGCAGAAAACCATCAAGAAACAAGACGTAGAGGCGCAGGAAACCATCCTGCAACTCGATAAGCAGCTGGTGGAAAACCAGGAAAAGCAGAAGCGCGAAATTGCCAACATCAAGTCGCGGGAATTGGCCGAAACCGAGAAGGTAACGCAGGAAGAGCGTCTGAAGGGCGAAAAGGCCCGCATTGCCACCGAGGAAGAAGTGGGCATTGCCGAGCAGAACCGCGACCGGCAGGTGCTGGTGGCCGAGCGCAACAAGCAGCGCACCGACGCCGTGGAAACCGAGCGCGTAGCCCAGGCCAAAGCCCTGGAAGTAAACGAGCGGGAGCGAATTGTGGCCCTGGCGCAGATTGAGAAGGAAAAGGCGCTGGAAGAAGAAAAGAAGAACATCCAGACCATTATCCGGGAGCGGATTACGGTGGAGAAAGCCACGGTAATCGAGGAGGAGAAAATCAAGGACACCCGCGCCCAGGCCCTGGCCGAGCGCGACAAGCTGGTGGCCATTACGGCCGCCAAGCAGCAGGCCGAAGCCGCCACGGTGGCGCTGGTCGGCAACGCCGACATGGAGCGCCAGGCCGCCGAGTTCCGCGCCAAGCAAACCATGATTGACGCCGAAGCCGAAAAAGCCTCGGCCGAGTTCAAGGGCCAGGCCATCCGCACGCTGGCCGAAGCCGAAGCCAGCAAAGCCACCGCCGTAGGTTTGGCCGAAGCGCAGGTGATGCAGGCCAAAGCCACCGCCCGCCAGAAGGAAGGCGAAACCGAAGCCAACGTGCTCCAGCTCACCGCCGCCGCCGAAGCCCAGGCCATCCAGTCGCGGGCCGGCGCCCAGGCTGAGGCCGACGAGAAGCTGGGGCTGGTAGCCGCCAAAGTAAGCCGCGAAAAAGGCCAGGCCGACGCCGACATCATCCAGTTCCGCGCCGACGCCGACCAGAAGAAGGGTTTGGCCGAAGCGGCCGTATCGGAGCAGAAATTCGCGGTGGAAGCCAAGGGCATCGAAGCCAAGGCCGACGCCATGAAGAAGCTCGACGGCGTGGGCAAAGACCACGAGGAATTCAAGCTGCGCCTCGACAAGGACAAGTCGGTGGAGCTGGCCCAGATCAACATCCAGAAGGACATTGCCGCCTCGCAGGCCGAGGTGATTGGCGAGGCCCTGAAAGCCGCCAAAATCGACATTGTGGGCGGCGAAACGATGTTCTTCGACCAGATCATCGGCTCGATTACCAAGGGTAAAATGGTGGACCGCACCGTGCACAACTCCGAAGTGCTGGGCACCGTGAAAGACGCCTTCTTCTCGACTGACGGTGGCGGCGACTTTAAAGCCAACCTGCGCCGCTTCGTGGACCAGTTCGGCCTGAGCTCGGAGGACATGAAGAACCTGAGCGTTTCGGCGCTGCTGCTGAAGATGATGAACCAGGCCGGCGACGACGCCACCCGCGCCACCATCACCCAGCTGGCCAGCACCGCCACGGCCCTGGGCATCGGGGATAAGCCGGCCCGAATGCTGTAA
- a CDS encoding DUF3592 domain-containing protein: protein MTRRQTVGIILGLAFCIALFAGLIYFVKADRAEKRALILKNPGYATGIITRVRRYKSRRISVRYTVGGVEHSLRARVSRNFLRTHAKGDTTAVIYAKSDPANAILKARLRSSRY, encoded by the coding sequence ATGACCCGCCGGCAAACCGTGGGCATCATCCTTGGCCTGGCTTTCTGCATCGCCCTTTTTGCCGGCCTTATCTACTTCGTTAAAGCGGATAGGGCCGAAAAGCGGGCGTTGATTCTGAAAAATCCGGGGTACGCCACGGGCATCATTACCCGGGTCAGAAGGTACAAGAGCCGGCGCATATCCGTGCGGTATACCGTGGGCGGCGTGGAGCATTCCCTTCGGGCGCGGGTGTCCAGAAACTTTTTGCGCACCCACGCCAAAGGCGACACTACCGCCGTCATCTACGCTAAATCAGATCCAGCTAATGCTATCCTGAAGGCCAGGTTACGGTCGTCACGATACTAA